ctgtggaacatcaccagtcaccggcagccaaccagaaaacgtCCCCTTTATTACTGTCCTTTGCGtcctgccaatcagccgctgttttatccatgcaataatctttcctgtaatatcatgggctcatatATTGTCAACCAGCCTCATGACTGACacgttgtcaaaggtcttctgaaagttcaGGTGCACAttatcaaccgattctcctttgtctatcttgcttattACCACGCTAATGAATTGAAGGAAATTCAACACACTTTttctggcaagattttcccttgaggcaaACGTTCTTCAGGccgattttatcatgtgcctccaagtgccctgaaaAACACACCCGCAACAACCGACTCCAATATCTACAAAACCtgtgaggtcaaactaactgtcctaaaatttccattcttctctctcccttcttgaatagcAGAGTGGCATTTCCAAATTTGCAGTCTTCTGCAACCATACGAGACTGCACAGATTCttaaaatatcattactaatacctccacaatctgttcagccacctcttccaaaactctgggatgtacaccatttggtccaggtgatctATTTACCTTCACACCATTCTGTTTCCCAGGATCCTTCTCTCGAGTAACGGCAACTTCACTCACAATCTGACCACTAacatctggacttccagcatcctgcTGGTTGTTTCCACAATGAAGACATATGAAATAATTATTCAGTTCACCCGCTATCTCCTTGTTCGCTATTCCTAcgcaccccaccctcccctggcATCGTTTTCCTCTGGCCtgatgtccactcttgcctctctttaacactttatgaatctgaagaaacatttggtgcCATCTTTAATGTAATTAGTtagcttcatattccatcttttctttcttaattagttttttagttgcctcttgATTGTTTCGAAAAAGCTTCTCAATAAtctaacttcccaccaatttttgcaATGTTTTCTGctctccctttggcttttatgttggcatgGCCTTCTCATTCGCTGTGGTTGTATGATGTTGTCGTTCGAATAGCTCTTCCTTTTTTGGAATGTATATAGCCTGtctcttccgaattgcttcccgTAATTACAGCTATAGATGCTTCGCCATcctccctgccagtgttttttcCCTATCagatttggccagttcctctctcatgcctctgctaTTGTCCTTATTCCACGGTTATACTGATACATCTCACTTTGGcttctgcttctcaaatttcagggtgaattccatTATATTAAGGTCACTTgtccctcagggttcttttaccttaagtgcTGTAATTCGGTTCATTGCACCATACCAAATCCAGAAATGCTGATGCCCAGCTGGACACAACCAGGAGGTCGTTGACCAGTGGAGTGACTCAGGTATCTGTTCAGACCCtcactcttggtgatttttagaaattatctatatggtgaagtggagggataggtagtaagtttgctgatgacaaaggttgggggtgttgtgcatAGCACGGAGGGCtccgggacattgataggatgcaaaactgggctgagaagtggcagacggagtggTGAAGTGTGAAGtgtgatggttcattttggtaggtcaaacacgatgacagaatatagtactaatggtaagactcttggctgtgtggaggatcagaaggatcatggggtccgagtccatgggaagctcaaagcagctgtgcaggttgactttgtggttaagaaggcatacagtgtattggccttcatcaatcatgggactgaatttaggagccgaaaggtaatgttgcagctatataggaccctggtcagaccacacgagtactgtgctcagttctagttgcctcactacagggaggatgtaggAACCATAGaaagtgctgaggagatttacaaggatgttgcctggagtggggagcatgccttgtgaaaacaggttgagggaacttggccttttctcattggagagacggaggatgagaggtaacctaatggaggtgtataagatgatgagaggcattgatcatgcagataatcagaggctttttcccagggcatgaaatggctgccacaagatagcacaggtttaagatgcttggaagtatgtacagaggagatgtcaggggtaatttttttttaaacacagtgaGTGCATAGTGcatgctggcaacagtggtggaggtggatacaatagggtcttttaggagactcctggataggtacatggagcttggaaaaatagagggctatgggtaaccctagtaatttcttggGTAGGAacacgttcggcacaactttgtggatcaaagggcttgtattgtgccgtaagttttcaatgtttctatcttAAACCTTTAGAAGCAGGAAAGATaacccataatgtggaaatgaggcATGAATAAGGGGGTTAACTACCAATATCATTCctcctcagcccagagatttgaAGGATGAGGAAATAGTCAGATAGAACTGTAGTCAGCTTGACTTCTTCAGTCTACAGAGAATTCAAGGGGAACATCTTCACCCATGGAGTGGTGACTGTTTGAAACCCATTAacacagggagagcgagagatgaacaacaggggaggattgaaACAAACTGTCATGGAATAGAATCACTGGCAGGGCACAGctggcctgagttgactctctactgtacactgtTATAActtctctactgtacactaggtgtATTATACATTCACTAAGTaccggagacagagtttaaaattgaactgatttatttttcccagaTCCAGACTGTAAACtctagtcccattaaaggtgaatatccagaagaaactcctcccgtCACCCAGTGACCAGTGTGAAGAACTggatgtggtgagcagcagcaataattgcagagttcagcaccgataGTCACTgttgaaattgcattcagcaatggtgacGGACAAATCTCCAGCATGAAGCTtactgaaactttctccccagtgtgaacccagtagtgtgtcacaaggttaggttactgagtgaatcccttcccacattcacagcaggtgaacggcctgtaCCCAGCCTGAACTCAATCATGCACATTTGATTGAGAAGGCTGAGAGAAACTCCTCCcagtgtctgagcaggtgaacagcctctaccactggtgtgaacttgctggtgtctctgtagtcaAGATGACCATATGAATtctttcccacattcacagcaggtgaacagtctctcccgtgtgaactcgctgatgacttagtaggtgggatgaccgagtgaatctcctcccacagactgagcaggtgaacgacttctccccagtgtgaactcgctgatgtctctgtagggtggatgactgactgaatctcatcccacagactgaacagttgAACGGCTTCTcgccagtgtgaattcgctggtgtaccagtagtttggatgaccgagtgaatcccttcccgcagtctgagcaggtgaacggcctctctccagtgtgaactgactggtgtaccagtaggtcagatgactgagtgaatcccttcccgcagtctgagcaggtgaatggcctctccccagtgtgaattcgctgatgtaccttcagtttagatgacgaaatgaatgccttcccacagtctgagcaagagaacggcctctctccagtgtgaattctctgatgctccttcaggttagatgagcaagggaatccctttccacagtctgagcacgtgaatggctgctccccggtgtgaaatcgctggtgtgccattagggtggatgaccgagtgaatcccttcccgcagtccgagcaggtgaacagcctgaccccagtgtgaactgacttgtgtaccagtagttcagatgaccgagtgaatctcttcccacactctgagcaggtgaacggcctctccccagtgtgaactctctgatgtaccttcagttgggatgagcaagtgaatcccttcccgcagtctgagcaggtgaacggcctctctccagtgtgaactcgctggtgtaccagtaggtccgatgaccaagtgaatcccttcccacagtccgagcaggtgaacggccgctccccggtgtgaactcgccggtgtgccattagggtggatgaacgagtgaatctcttcccgcagtctgagcaggtgaacggcttctctccagtgtgaactcgctggtgttccttcagtttagatgagtatttgaatcccttcccacagtccgagcaggtgaatggcctctccccagtgcgaactcgctgatgagccattagatcagatgaccgagtgaatccttccccacaaattcagcagatgaccagcctctgcccagtgtgaactgactggtgtgtccacagctGAGAAgagtgactgaatcccttctcacccacaaaacagatgaatggccttggccagtgtgaacccgctgatgttccttcagttgagatgaccgagtgaatcccttcccacagtctgagaatATGAACGGACTCTCTCTTGTGTAAAATAACGGGTgtgccagtcggtcagatgagcaaatgaatccctccacacagtctgagcaggaaggaaggttgaatgaatcccttgctcctcgtcttaaatatctggatagaGACAGCAAACCTGACGTGATCTGTTTGAGATTcccgtagacaaattccttgtcatttttaacctgtaaaaaaatttacaaaatccatcaatgggtgaagtacaacatttcagatgagatcaccgatttgtcaaggtgtgatctggcatcacacCGTTAgagtgaagttcaacccaagttggagagagaagtcATCATCTAACTGGgaacagtgctggtatctggaatgagcagCAAATTCTCTGATGCTTTTCCTGTCTCtgcaagaatggggcatttctgccatctccaatctgtgacctggctcagtctgactctctccattgatattattccctgttcccactgagctgcatgggtacccgaccccacagtaactgaaacactctcacacaaacatctggcagtgcattccacgcacccatcaccctctgtgtaaaaaaaattacccgaCAGCCCCGCAGCatccatttccaagcaccttaaaactatgcccctcatgttagccattttaaacctgggaaatagcctctgactatccatgcaatcaatgcccctcatcatcttttcATCTGAAATACGCTCTGAACATAAACAAGGGAACCATACATTGCTTTCAGGTTTTGTtcaaagtatacaaaattatttgtgtacagatagggtaaacgtgagcagcattttccactgaggttgggtgcggTGATGTAAGTGGTGAAGGTAAAAATTTAATGGGAGCGTGTGGAAATAGACTTCACTGAAATGGTTGTGTGAGACtggaatgagatgtcagcacaATCGGTGAATATGAGCTCGTTTTcagcatttaaaagaagtttggatgggagcctggatggtaggggtatggagagtgatggtcccggtgcagatAGTTGCATTtgacagct
This region of Hypanus sabinus isolate sHypSab1 unplaced genomic scaffold, sHypSab1.hap1 scaffold_1398, whole genome shotgun sequence genomic DNA includes:
- the LOC132386926 gene encoding zinc finger protein 239-like, with translation MAHQRVRTGERPFTCSDCGKGFKYSSKLKEHQRVHTGEKPFTCSDCGKRFTRSSTLMAHRRVHTGERPFTCSDCGKGFTWSSDLLVHQRVHTGERPFTCSDCGKGFTCSSQLKVHQRVHTGERPFTCSECGKRFTRSSELLVHKSVHTGVRLFTCSDCGKGFTRSSTLMAHQRFHTGEQPFTCSDCGKGFPCSSNLKEHQRIHTGERPFSCSDCGKAFISSSKLKVHQRIHTGERPFTCSDCGKGFTQSSDLLVHQSVHTGERPFTCSDCGKGFTRSSKLLVHQRIHTGEKPFNCSVCGMRFSQSSTLQRHQRVHTGEKSFTCSVCGRRFTRSSHLLSHQRVHTGETVHLL